tgtggggtgtgtgtggacAATTGTTCAGTCCTTCTGGTTATACTGAACTATTACAACACGAAGTTACCAGCACACCTGCCTCATAGACAAAAATATACCGTGTCTTTTCAGCGGTCTTCCAGGCAGTTCACTGAAGGCCCACCAGGTCCTCAGAAGAAAATCCGATCAATTGGCTCCACAGTGGATCAGGTATGGTGGTTCCAGCTAGGTTTGTGTGCATTAAAGTAGTTGGTCATATTGCACTCCTGCTTCTAGGGCCAACAAACTAGGAAATCCCCTGTCCTGTCAGTGCTGCCGTCACTAACTGCATATTTCTCATTACAGGGAAATGAATCCATAGTAGCAAAGACAACTCTCATGGTCCCCAATGACGGTGGCCCAATTGAAGCTATCTCTACTATCCAGACTGTGCCTCATAGTCTGAGAAACCGGAGGAAGAGTGGTAGGTGTCACGTCTCCGTTCGTCCTAGTCCTGAAGCAACTACTTTGTGGGCCAGAGGCAATCTTGAAATGGTTCCTCCAGGacccaggcagctgcctgtggtTTATAATGCACTTGCTCTGAAGCAAAGGTTATGCAGGGGTGGTGATTTCATTCAGTCAAtgctccttttcctctgtctttcagGTCCTTTGCAGCCCTGGAGCAGCGAGTCAAGCATGGGCAGTAAGCAGCTGGAATCCAAATCGGAGACCgatggctctggcaccccgcAGAGCAACGGGGGAGTGAGGCTGCATGACTTCGTTTCAAAGACGGTATGTCTACAGGCATGAAGAACTTAAAAGAGCATCAccttccatttttaaatgcatgtgaTATCAAGCTATCAAGAAGAGGCTACCAGCCGTTATGTCTCAAGTCAATATTAACCGTACTGGCTACCTGCATGGATCAGGGAATGTGTTATCTACGTGGTTATCCAGTCTAACTCCTGCAGAGTTACTACACTGCACTAACCTTTTCCCACCTGTATGCTTTGAATCATTAGGTTATCAAGCCAGAATCGTGTGTTCCATGTGGAAAGAGAGTAAAATTTGGAAAAATCTCTCTGAAGTGCAGAGACTGCCGTGTGGTCGCTCATCCAGAGTGTCGGGACCGCTGTCCTCTTCCCTGTATCCCCACCTTGACGGGGACCCCTGTCAGAATTGGAGAGGTAGGTCTGTaggctgagctgccagcacaAGTGGGTGAATGCTGGGCTAGAGTTAGAACGTGCTTAGGCTCCCACAAGCCTGCCCTCCCCAGAAGAGCTCCTGTTGCTCAGCTGCACAGCAAAGCACAAAGGAGCTCGCTATGGATCGTTCAGTAACCAGGGTAGTGGGTGGTAGGGATGCAACGCTGGGCGGGTGCTGAGCTCTGAACATGGCAGCTCTGGGTAAGCAATCCTGCAGCTTTGTGCTGATGGATGCAGCGTGGCTCTTCTCTGGGCtgacaaagaagaaacaatCCTTGCTTTTTAAGTCTAGATCTCACTGTGCATTCCTGAGAGAATATTTTCCATGTCTTGAAGACTgagtatctcttttttttctttttcccttctgcctctTAGGGGACCTTGGTGGACTTTGTCCCTTCTACTCCTCCGATGATCCCTTCCATCATAGTGCACTGTGTTAGTGAGATCGAGCAGCGAGGGCTGCGTgaggtaaaaagaaaatgaggtgTGAAACGGTGCTAATGAAATGGGTTGCAGTGTTAGGGAAGCAAATTGTTAACCCAAATATCTCTTACGGATGGTGTGTAGAGTGTTGCTCAGTGGGTGACTCCGTGAGTGAGCAACAGTGTCTGTGCAGAGTGCTCATGTGTGGAGAGAAGGTGGGAGTGGGAGAATGTCAGCTTTATACGTGCAGTTGATATCCTGCCTCTAAGCAATCCTTTCTGTTAACAGACAGGCCTTTACCGGATATCTGGCTGTGACAAAACAGTGAGggaactgaaagagaaatttcttAGAGCAAAAAATGTTCCTTTGCTCAGTAAAGTGGACGATATCCATGCTATCTGCGGccttctcaaggacttcctaCGCAGCCTGAAAGAACCCCTTCTCACTTTCCGGTTAAACAAGACTTTTATGGAAGCTGCAGGTAAGGAGTAGCAATTCCTTACTGGTGGACCACAGTACTCTGGAGCCCTCGTGCTTGCGGCTGTGTTGATGATGCACAATGGGCTGGGAAGGGCTCTCTTCTAATACattattacaaaatataaatatatatttgtatatagaTACAAAACTATTACAATGGCACGTGAAGCTTCTGGCTTGTTTCTCACACGAGCTTTTACTGTTAGAGGGGACTGTTAGAGCTGTGCTTCTGGGATCACTTTCTGAGGTCTAAATGTTTTtggttcccccccaccccagaaatCTTGGATGAGGACAACAGCGTCGCTGCTATGTACCAAGCAGTTGGTGAGCTTCCTCAGGCCAACAGGGACACCCTAGCTTTCCTCATGATTCACCTGCAGAGGTATGTTCAAACGGTACTTCTGAAAAGGGGATGTTGCCACTGGTGCTTTCTCTAATTGACTCTTGTTACTGCTTGTGAGCATAAAGtcttcattctgaaaaaaaacctgcttatTCAGATGctgaagtgtgtgtgtgggatgggggagtTGTATGACAAGTGAAGGGGAGAAGCTACATTctctttcttaatatttttttttaaatatagggTGGCTCAGAGCCCGGAGACTAAAATGGACGTTACCAACTTGGCTAAAGTCTTTGGCCCCACAATAGTTGGCCATGCGGTACCCGATCCTGAACCTGTGATGCTCCTACACGACACTAAGCGGCAACCCAAGGTAGGTCAGCAGAAAAGAGTGACTTGGGTGAAGTATCCCATTTAAAGAACTCGACCGGATTGCTGGAGGGTGCTGAGGCGATGCCTGCCTGGTGTCGCTGTGTCAAAGCTGTGTGCTGGTTTGTAACATTGGCTACTCATGGGTGCCAATACTTctaatatctgaagggcgggtgtcagaaggatggggccgggctcttttcagtggtgcccaacaacaggacaaggggcaacgggcacaagctggaacatgggaagttccatCTAAAAgtgaagaagctttttctcatggtgagggtgccagagcagtggtacaggctgcccagagaggctgtggggtcacttccctggagacattcaccccccgcctggacgcggccctgtgcccctgctctgggggtgcctgctccagcaggaggtgggacgggatgagctccagaggtccctttgaacccccaccagtctgggattctgtgtgcCTCTGTAGGTAGTAGAAcgacttctgctgctgcctatGGACTACTGGAGCCAGCTGGTGATGGTGGAGCAAGAAAACATTGACCCAGGGCATGTAATCGAGAATGTCAATGCCTGCTCCACTCCACAGACACCAGATGTTAAAGGTAACCCCTAGGTTCTGCTCTAttggctgtgcagctgctgaaTCAAAAACAATGGCCCTCAATCAAAGCTGCTTGCGAGACTGTTGGAGCTAGCCATTCCTGGCATGCTTtatggaggaagaggaaagaaaagtgtgCCAGGAAATACCAGATTTGTCTAGTATTTCTGACAGATGCTAGGGAATGTCTAATGTTCCTTGCATGGCAATGAAAACTTCAGCTGTCCTCATGTTGCTCACTTTGCTGCCTCCTTTTCCACAGTGAGCATGCTTGGACCCCTCACTACTCCGGAACAGCAGCTCTCAAAGACGCCATCGTCTAGCTCCCTGTCCCAGAGGGTCCGGTCTACCTTCAGCAAAACCACCCCCAAGTAAGTGCCAACAGGCACTGTCATGGAGGTGTTGGGATGACTGCTGGTGGTTTGGGTGTTCAGGGAGAACTGAAAATCGACTTTTGAACCTAGTTCTGGGAGCAGCCTGGATTTACTACTCAGTCAACTCTCACTTAATCAACGCTGTAGTAACAGCGCAAGCTGCATAATGGTTAATGAGCATCATCTTACGGTAGGGGGAGAAACACTTTGTCTGGGAGGTGGCTAAAACTTGGGTGAATGACCCCTGGGAAAGGGAGAGTGTTAGACCTCTAATCCCAAATCCAAACCTGATATTTTCTACTTCTCTTGAACTAGATTTGGGAGCAAAAGCAAGTCAACAACCCAGCTTGGGCATCAGGGCAACTTCTTTGCCTCTCCTATGCTGAAGTGAAGCGGACCTGGGAGTTAGTGTCGTCCTAGCATTTGCACACCAATATGCATGAATACAGTAAACGCAAGTCCTCTCTGCGGGCAGTGGCAGCTTATGTAATAAgatccttttcattttatctttcagaTTAACTCAGACTTTTAATGGGATTTTATTGtgcaatgtatttttattaactaATGCTGTGCTGAATTTAGTATTGGTGAAGAAAATAACTAGCAGGCTTTGTTCAaagtgttaataaaaaaaagtgctagAGGAACTCTCTGGCACTTTTCACTAGCATCCAGTCTTCTACCCATGTGAAGTGGAACAGTTGTACAAGGATCCTAAGTTTTTAcggtgttttattttttatttttaagaaaagactCCGTAAGTTATTCTTCACACAGCAGTGACGCCCCAATTGACCTCTGTCAGAATCCATTCTCTCAAACCGCACGCAGGTCCGCAGTTCTTGACTTGCGCTGTGGTTGTGCAGCCTCTAATCCTGAGGATGGCAGTGTTGCATTTGTCTGGGCAAACGGTGCTCTAACTGCCGGAGGGGACTGCAACTTGTCctaaagaaacatttcctgaTGCTGTGGTTACAAGGGGAAAAACTTGTAGAGGGTTGTCTGTAGATGCAAACCCAAAGGATTCCTGGGTAGTCTAAAGGAGTTACTAGTGCTGCTCAAACTGGCGAGGGGAATGAGGGTGTTTAATAGCACCCTTGCCTTTGGGAGTCCCTGCTTTCCCAAATCGGGATATGTGACCTTGCCCAGTGCTGTGTGAAGAGACTTGTGGAACATGTACAAAAGTTTATAAAGCGGCCGTTCATTGAGCTCTGAAAAACTGTCATGATCTGTGCAGTTAAGTAAATCATGATGACTTATGTGACCTATGATTCTGTGCTCTAATGCTTCTTATTTGTGCTATAGCGTTTTAACTAGAGCCTGTGTAGCGTTACAGGAGGCTGTGGTGCTGTAATGCTGAGGTGCTGTGCTCCGAGTAGCTCTTGCCCCAAGGGCTAATGAACCTGGCAGCCTCTGCGGTGCAGGATCGTGGGCTGGGCTGTGGCTCGGGAGTctagaggaggaaggagaataaCAGTTTTGGTTCCCAGTATTATATCAGGAGGTGAAATAGCCTGGGCTGTGTGTGGTGGCCTGGGTTGTCTCTCTTCCCCTTGGTTGCAGGGTCTGGAGGGCGAAGCCCTCTCCTGCCATGTTTGCACCCTAGCTCTGACCCACTGCAGGgcatggggcagctgggggctgctgctcccccttcccagtggggctggggccCCAGGGCAGGTGGGTGTTTCTGGCCTCTAGTGCTTTCAGGCACACCAGATGTGCACGAAGGGGGCACTAAAGCATGTTCCCGTTCCCTAGATCCTGTGTCTTGGACACAGTTGCCTTGGTCCTTGTTTTTTGGAGGATCCTCTCCCAGACTGGGTCCTTGCCTGCTCCTTGTTGGAGCAGAAACTGGGGGAtttgcagagggacctgcaggGGTACATCTCCCCTGGTCCCCATGGCTCCCCTCCGTAGGGACAGATGGAGTTTGGGAGCACCCTAGCATGTCACCCCACTCACTGCTGGGCGTGGGGGTGGCCCCGCCAGTGCTTGGAAATGTGTCTGCAATGCTGGGacagggtgggggggtgtctgcAGGGCAGGACACcgcccccacagtgggatgtgCAAGTAGGTAGGACATGGCAGGGAAAGAGCCGTACCTAACACAAGCCTGGGGCAGTGGAAACTGAAGAAAGGGTGTATCTTTGGCAGTCTGTGCGCTGGTTGCTTTAGGCTGTAAGGAGAAATCATGtggaaaagaattttaaatatttactgatCAAAGAATATGAAAAGCCTTGCTTTGGCCCCAGAAACAGTGATGTGTAAGTTGTCCTAGTAATTCCTTTTAAGTGGGTACCAGCGCAAGAAAGCAAACCCCCTGTTTGTAttcaggcagggcaggcacgCACGTGCTTCAAAGGATTAACGCCAATATAACGTATGTTCCTTAATCAGCAGCTACCTCTTGCTGCGTTTGCATTTAATGCAGAGAGCATCTTTCTGCTGTGCATGCAAGTGCTTCACCCTCATTAAGACCCCTCAGCAGTTAGCGAGGAAGCCACCTTCTTTTTTATTGCAAATGATAGAATTCTGATAGTTGAAGGGAGATAATTTCTCACGCTGCCTTAATCAGCACGTGGTTCTGATTTACAGCACCTCCAAGGGAGCGACACTGGGCCTGCTGTTGAAAGACAGGTACTAGCCCCTGATGCCTTCTAGCTTTGCAAAAAGGATAGCCTGCTTTCTCCAGACTGGCGCTCCCACCCCTGGTCTAGATCGGTACCAGCAAATTCCACCGCAGGTGGCGGTCGGTCTCTTGGGCGAAGCAGTGGATTGTGTCAGCACGATCGCTGTGGCAGTGCTGGCCATCTTTGTCAGCCTCTGCGCGCCCACCTTCCTCCCTTCCGTCAGCGTGGGAATTTTGAAGCCAAATCAAAGTTTGTGGCAGGTTACATCAAGTGACTTCTTGTAGAGTAAGAACTTTCCCCAGTAGAGGCTAAGGGTGTGGCCTTTGGGGGTCCAGCTGTCCTTtctctcctgcagctccttgtAGATCATCTCATCCTGTGTTGGGTCTCTTGCACCATACAACTCTGCGAACTGCAGCTTTACAAATACTAGGTCAAGGTCTGGAGGTTTCTGAAGAATTTGCTTGAGGCCTTTGGCCACCTTCAATATGTTATTCTTGTTTCCTTCTTTGCATTAAGCCACTGTGTCTTTATAGCACTTGGCCAAGGCTCAGTAGAGAAGGTGGTaacctgcctcctgctgcagggctcACTGCACTATCTCAGTGACTTGCTCGGTAGGCTATTGCAGCCAGAACAGAGCTGAAGCTTTGAGAACATCAGGATCGGAGCTTTTCTCTGCACTTTCTGTATCAAGCCAATTGACCTTTCTATATCCACTTGTTCAAGTAGCTTGGGTAAATGTATTTTGGCTTTGTAGTTATTCAGCTGCTCAAGGACAGCTCTTTCCAATTGGATTGTGGAATTCCTCCCAATATCAGGATAGCAGAAATAACTGCAGGAGGGATAAAGATCCATTCAGAGCCCAGTGTGGAAATATCTCCTCCCCAGTTCAAGTATCAATGCCACCTCAAAGTGCTCTCCTGCCCGTTCCCTGTTAAGGGCTCTGAGAGCCAAGAGGAACACCAGCCTTTCTGGGCCTGTGTACGGGGTCAGCCATGCATCCCAAGGAGCTGAGCTGCCGAATTCATTCCAGGGAGCTTTCAGCCTCCTGATAAGAGGCCTGAAGGTAGTGAATCCAAGCATAATTTGCATAGATAATCAAAGAACCAGCAGATGCTCCTCTTGTCTCTTGTTCTTCAGCATCCTTatggctttgcagagctgctctgttctGGCCTTTCGGCTGGTACAGGCatgcctgcagccccaggagcgcTGCCTGGTTTTGGTGCTTGATTTCAACAGTCAGCTTCTGCAGGACGTGTGTAGGTTCAGCACAGTCTGTTATACCCGAATACCGGGTGAAGTGGTATTGAAGGGCATCTAACTTCTCCTTCAGTTGCTCATTGTAACAAAGAGGAGAACACGGGTTATGAAAAGGCAGCGTGTGGAGGGGTGTGGTGGGGTCCTGGGGTACCCACACGGAGCACAAAGGAGCTCCTGGCTGTACGCAAACCAAAAAGAAGAGAGGGGTGGAGGAGGGGGCTCTCCCCATTTCCTCAACAAGTCCCTTGTGCTCAAGCTACTAAAGAACCTGTAAATCTTTTGTTCCAATCAGCCCGTTTTCAGGGAACCATCTGGGAGGCTTTGTTCCTGGCTTGCTGTTCTCCAAAGGGGAGTTACCAGTGCCTGGAGCCAGGGCTGCTGGCTCTTCTTACCTAAGACAAAGGCCCTGGGATGGACTGCAAGAAACGGAGAGTAGAACCAGCCAAAACCACACAATGAAAACTGCTTTGCTCCCCATGGGGAGGTAATGGGGGCTGTGCCTTCATCTGAAGGATGCAACAAGAGGTGGCTCAGCAAAGAGCATGAAGATGTTGGACTGAAGCATCACTTACATGATGAAAGACTGAAAGAGCTGGGACTCTCCAGCCTAGAGAAGAGCAGCCTCAAAGGGATCTTAGAAATGTTTATAAACATCTGAAGGGAGCAccaggcttttttcagtggtgcccagcgcAGGACAAGAAGCGGCCAGCACAAACTGAAACTCGTGAGGCTCCATCTGGACTTCAGgaaacttttcttttaactgtgAGGATGATAGAGTACTTGCAGAGTTTGCccggagaggttgtggagtcttcatccttggagatatttaaaagccaTCTGGGTGTGGTCATGGGCAACTTgctgtaggtggccctgcttgagcagggggttgggtaaggtgacctccagaggtcccctccaacctcaGCTGTTCTGTGGTTCAGAACAAGACGTGGGGCCAACCTTGTCAACCCAAAGCCACTCTTTCTGGGAGCCGCTACAGGAACGGATGCTGTGTGCTTACCTCATTTTTGCTGTGAGCATAGTGTCGCCGTCAGGGAGCGATGGCTGGGGCTGCGCCGCTTCCACACTGCAGCAGATACACTGGGCAGTGCAGAGTCTAATTTATTGACTGATCCTTAAATAGAGAACATACTTCCTTCTGGGCACGATCTGATTAAACAGCTTGTCTCAGaggaagcaaaactgaaagagaaaagcttaAACCAGGAAAGGAAGTATCCTGGTCTCCCTATCTTAAAGCTactgccttcccttcccaaaACAGGACTGGGGTCTGGATTAACGGGAAAGGAAACCCAGTGGTCAGAGCAGCAGGATCTGAACTTGCCCCTGGAGATGTTCTCCCCACTGAAAGGACTTTGTTAGCATCAAAGCTTTTAGaaagcagcagggctgaggcGACAGAAGAGAAGGATGCTGGGCTACAGAATGTAAATACAGCGTTGCCGTTATCGTTAAAAGGCCAAAGGCTCTGTGTGATTGTAAGACCTTGGCACTGGGGCTTATCGGGCTGGTTTTGTCTGGATCTGTCCTGGCCTGCCGGAAACCTTGCTGTAGTTTGTGTAGCTTGTTTACCCGTAACAGCAACTGCCTACCAACAAGGTGGCTGTTACCTAATTGATCTTTTAGCAGTTGAATTTGCGTGGTTTTGTGTAACTGTAAGGTACAACGGCTGTGCCTGTGATAAATCTGATGTACTTCCTTAAGCAGGGTCAGCCTACAGTCCCTGAGCAGAGGATGGGCCCGGGGCTACTAACAACTCAGCAGCGAGCCGTTACTGATCCTTGAAGAACACGGTTTTGGCAGGTGACAGAAACCAGTCTTAAAggtaacagaaaaaatataggTAAAACACAGGATATGGGGTATATCTGGATGTAAGATGGAACTGCAGCTCTGTGAAGAAAGATTCAAGTACGGAGGGTAAGAGAAAATATATACAATAGCCCCAATTACACCCTAAACCGAGGAGGAAGAAATGATCAACCTCATAATCATATTCTTCCcagcaaagaagaagaaaaaacccatcAATATAATTTTCCCCTTCAGGATGCTGATGAGTCACTGCAGCAATGCAAAGGAAGTAGGGAGAATTTATCATTAGAGGAATGGCGTAGATACTTTTGTTCactgtgtttatttctttttttctattgctGACAACCTTTAATAGAAATTGAGTAATTTGGATATTAGTTGTTAGCGCTGCTGTAACTGGATGAATGGTGAGTGATTGCTGTATCTCGATTAGACTGAGGCATTAATTAGACCATCAATAAGTTCTAATTCTTGAAATCCTCATGTAAgcagtttttttctgtgtgctttggCTTGCACAAGCTGCTTCTCCGTTGCCTGTTGTGGCCGGGACGGGGCTGTGTGATTTGGGTGACGGAGAGATGTTTTAACTCCTgggggcaggggctgagccGGGCTGTGGGCAGAACGGGGGAGAAATTCAGAGCTCGAGTCCCTCAGGCCTCAGCAGTGGTTCTTGGCTCTTTCTCCTGCTAATATTAGGACTGGTTTGAGGAAGAATATGGTTCTGTGAAATAGCTATTAATATCATACAAAGCTTGGATGGAAgtcaaaaataacagcaaatgaGAAAGCTACTAACCACGCAGCCAAACAGGAAGTCCGGGTAAGGCTTGGTGTTGTGAAAGATAAACGGTgggaaggcaaagcaaaagaGCTGCAATAAGACgcagagcagaaaaatacaaatagctTTGGGATAGCTTGAAAAGAGTCCTTGGCTCCAAAGCAGTTATTTCACATCAAATTGATGTAAATAGATTTTTACATCCATAGATGCCTAGAGCCAGGAGAAGGATCACAGGGCAGCGGGAGAGCACCTGAAGAGCAGATTAAAGGAATTCCAGCCAGTAAGTCGGCTCCGTCGGGGGCCCGACTTAAATGCAAACCCACGTAGCGTGGGGAATGAACGGAGAGATGTGcgcacacctgcagggctgtgctcgTGGGCACGAGGTGGGATGGTTCTGTGACTGCAGTGCCggagtggaaggagaggcaggggaGGCGTGGCGGGCTGTCACCCTCTGTGCCTGTGACcagctggagggcagggaggcccCCCTGGGGACGGGTGAGGAGCCGACCGAGAGCTTTAGGGTCAGGATgaaagggagggcagggagaggtgagGTTGTTGTGGGGGTCTGCTACAGGCCCCCCAACCAGGGAGACCAAGCCTGAGGTCCACATTACACAGATAGAAGCAGCCTCACATTCATAAGGCCTGGTCttcatgggggacttcagccacCCCGATATCTGTTGGAGGGACAACGCAGCAGGGCATAAGCAACCTGGGAAGTTCCTGGAATGTGCTCATAACTTCCTTCTCTGCGCAATAGAGGAGCCAATGAGGAAAGGGGCTATGCTGGACCTTATTCTCACCAGcaaggaggggctggtggggaatgtgaagctcaagggcagccttggctaCAGCAaccatgaaatggtggagttcaAGATCCTTAGGGCACTGAGGAGGGTGAACAGCAACTCCTACTGCTCTGGACTACTTCTCCTACTACTCTGAACCActctggacttcaggagagcagactttggccccttcagggatctgcttggtAGAGTACCATGGGGTaagccctggagggaagaggagccCAAGAAATCTGGTTGATATTTAAGGATCACCTCCTCTAAGCTCAGAAGCAGTGCATTCTGACAAAGGAGTTGCCAGGCAAAAActccaggaggcctgcatggatgaacaaggagctcctgggcaagctcaaacacaaaaaggaagcctatggagggtggaagcaaggacaggtagccTGGGAGGAATATAGAGGAAATGAGagagcagccagggatcaggttaggaaagctaaagccctgaGAGAATTAGACCTGACCAGGGATgtcaagggcaacaagaaaagcttctatatAGGAGAACTAGGGGGAAAAGTGAGCCCTCTCTGGAGGGCGACAGGAGGCCTGGTTACCTGggatatggagaaggctgaggtactcgatgacttttttttttgtctcagtctTTATGGGCAAGTGCTCAAACCACACCGCCCAAGTCGCaggaggcaaaggcagggactgggagaatgaaggACTGCCCGCTGTAGGAGATCAGGTTTGAGACCATCAAAGGAACCTGAAGGTGTACAAGTCCAcgggacctgatgagatgcatcagtgggtcctgagggaactggcagatgaaGCTGCTAAGTCACTGTCCATCGTAGTTGAGAAGTCTTGGCAGTCTggtgaagttcccactgactgggAAAGGGGAAACGTAACCTCCAtttttacaaagggaaaaaaggaagacctggggaactacgggctggtcagcctcacctccgtgCCCGGCAacatcatggagcagatcctcctgggaGCTATGCtaaggaaaataaggaggtgattggtgacagccaacacggcttcactaagggcaaatcgTGCCTCACgaatttggtggccttctacgatggGGTTG
The Phalacrocorax carbo chromosome 27, bPhaCar2.1, whole genome shotgun sequence genome window above contains:
- the RACGAP1 gene encoding rac GTPase-activating protein 1; amino-acid sequence: METAMLNLRSLYDQLMRQAEALSEGNEYQFIQLAKNFEEYRRKLQKTEHELGKYKDLLMKTEAERSALDVKLKHARNQVDVEIKRRQKAETDCEKLERQIQLIRELLMCDASGSIQLSEEQKSALAFLNRPQVSIGGSGNKRLSTIDESGSILSDISFDKTDESLDWDSSVVKAVRLKRREKRRSSRQFTEGPPGPQKKIRSIGSTVDQGNESIVAKTTLMVPNDGGPIEAISTIQTVPHSLRNRRKSGPLQPWSSESSMGSKQLESKSETDGSGTPQSNGGVRLHDFVSKTVIKPESCVPCGKRVKFGKISLKCRDCRVVAHPECRDRCPLPCIPTLTGTPVRIGEGTLVDFVPSTPPMIPSIIVHCVSEIEQRGLRETGLYRISGCDKTVRELKEKFLRAKNVPLLSKVDDIHAICGLLKDFLRSLKEPLLTFRLNKTFMEAAEILDEDNSVAAMYQAVGELPQANRDTLAFLMIHLQRVAQSPETKMDVTNLAKVFGPTIVGHAVPDPEPVMLLHDTKRQPKVVERLLLLPMDYWSQLVMVEQENIDPGHVIENVNACSTPQTPDVKVSMLGPLTTPEQQLSKTPSSSSLSQRVRSTFSKTTPKFGSKSKSTTQLGHQGNFFASPMLK